From the genome of Mycobacterium dioxanotrophicus, one region includes:
- the eccD gene encoding type VII secretion integral membrane protein EccD — MTVPQNRPTGVDELTPIQTVSPVPEHLRIAVLGGGTQLDITLPADVRIADATPYLAGLIAQRERTEDEPAAAGPELTSRTVLHTPGGAALPADVTLREAGVRHGDMLYLTAQRTLQPPALYDDVVDAAAQLNRAASAAWGPTSAAVMAMVALYACAGILLWMSVDLRFADRQVVGCDVAGVLALVAAATVARRIYRSDWIAAGFGWAAMLVGFGALRVSFAGVGGWGVVASCAGVVALNYACYRLIGTGRWGFLAGGGFAALAGTAWALRTAFEVSDQQLGVTVCLAALALGYAVPWFTRGWDRFVVRGTAGAVGQTDEFADPFDTERNRTGPDRVLADTVPSAEEVMRRGREATAVRCGLYTAAGLTLALAVEMLSRGATSLVALAFAMLCGMVFALRLRTARSVADRAVLLMFGVAVVLRAVVAAAFGSLPAMILGLAALGALLVGGAVIGVLATTSGSRLRHRRELLLDYLGYVAVGALIPAALGVVGLYDAVLGR; from the coding sequence GTGACCGTCCCTCAGAACCGGCCGACCGGCGTCGACGAGCTCACCCCGATCCAGACGGTGTCACCGGTACCTGAGCACCTCCGCATCGCGGTGTTGGGCGGGGGCACCCAGCTCGACATCACGTTGCCGGCTGACGTCAGAATCGCCGATGCCACACCGTATCTCGCGGGGCTGATCGCGCAGCGTGAGCGCACGGAGGACGAACCGGCCGCGGCCGGTCCCGAGCTGACGTCGCGCACCGTCCTGCACACACCCGGCGGGGCAGCCCTGCCTGCCGATGTCACACTCCGCGAGGCCGGGGTCCGGCACGGAGACATGCTCTATTTGACTGCACAGCGCACATTGCAGCCGCCGGCTCTCTACGACGATGTGGTCGACGCTGCCGCGCAACTCAATCGGGCCGCATCAGCAGCATGGGGACCGACGTCGGCGGCTGTGATGGCAATGGTCGCGCTCTATGCCTGCGCCGGGATCCTGTTGTGGATGTCGGTCGACCTGCGGTTCGCCGATCGGCAAGTTGTCGGGTGCGATGTGGCCGGCGTGCTGGCCCTGGTGGCGGCCGCGACGGTGGCCCGGCGGATCTATCGGTCGGACTGGATCGCGGCGGGTTTCGGTTGGGCGGCAATGCTGGTCGGCTTCGGAGCGCTGCGGGTGAGCTTCGCCGGTGTCGGCGGCTGGGGCGTCGTGGCGAGCTGTGCGGGCGTCGTCGCGCTGAACTACGCCTGCTACCGGTTGATTGGCACCGGACGTTGGGGATTCTTGGCCGGCGGAGGCTTCGCAGCGCTGGCAGGCACCGCATGGGCCTTGCGTACCGCATTCGAGGTCTCCGACCAGCAACTCGGGGTCACGGTGTGCCTCGCCGCACTCGCGTTGGGTTACGCGGTGCCGTGGTTCACGAGGGGTTGGGACCGATTCGTGGTGCGCGGCACGGCCGGTGCTGTGGGGCAGACCGATGAATTCGCCGATCCCTTCGATACCGAGCGGAACCGCACCGGGCCAGACCGTGTCCTCGCCGACACGGTGCCCAGCGCCGAGGAGGTGATGCGGCGCGGCCGTGAGGCAACTGCGGTGCGGTGTGGGCTGTACACCGCGGCGGGGTTGACCCTGGCGCTGGCCGTTGAAATGCTCTCGCGCGGCGCGACGAGTTTGGTCGCACTGGCCTTTGCGATGCTGTGCGGCATGGTCTTTGCGCTGCGGCTCCGCACAGCCCGTAGCGTCGCCGACCGAGCGGTGCTGCTCATGTTCGGTGTGGCGGTCGTACTGCGCGCAGTGGTGGCGGCGGCCTTCGGATCGTTGCCTGCCATGATCCTCGGGCTGGCGGCCCTTGGGGCGCTTCTCGTCGGCGGGGCGGTGATCGGCGTGCTGGCGACCACAAGCGGATCCAGGCTGCGACACCGGCGGGAACTGCTGCTGGACTACCTCGGCTACGTCGCGGTGGGCGCGCTCATCCCGGCGGCGCTGGGCGTGGTGGGGTTGTACGACGCCGTGCTGGGCCGGTAG
- a CDS encoding PPE domain-containing protein: MGYTGVVWESRSAEQLARDLTDGPGPSSVGDAGAAWERVATAFAAAADEYDELLDRIRMSWDSAHTPAVLTRLQQLGDWLRAKALNAAANGQRAEEAAVAATTAILSMPSVSEAVEARAQRDMMASLAAYNGAVLSGQFAEFDAAAASAEADAAAVMHRYEDAIASLAAAWDEPPPPSVVHGAHAGADPKADATAGSSGAGASGHGGGGGAAPAMPLNPRTARDVAGSKEIQSPPRVTAVSAASASGYAGAPYAPMAGMARGYDGGRDYESQRPPEVLEGGGEASAGLSATPASWLPAAQFNDEPILLQTTGPDTTFFDGLVDPVPQPDTPDETPTALEHVADHRVAPAVIGGGSQDS; this comes from the coding sequence GTGGGTTACACCGGTGTGGTGTGGGAGTCGCGCAGTGCCGAGCAGTTGGCACGCGACCTCACCGACGGTCCGGGACCGTCGTCGGTCGGCGACGCGGGCGCGGCGTGGGAGCGCGTTGCGACCGCGTTCGCGGCGGCCGCGGACGAGTACGACGAACTCCTCGATCGAATACGCATGTCGTGGGACAGCGCCCACACTCCGGCGGTGCTGACCCGCCTGCAGCAGCTCGGGGACTGGTTGCGGGCCAAGGCGCTCAACGCTGCCGCCAACGGGCAACGCGCCGAGGAGGCCGCCGTCGCCGCGACGACCGCGATCCTGTCCATGCCCAGTGTCAGCGAGGCTGTGGAGGCACGGGCGCAGCGCGACATGATGGCCTCGCTGGCGGCCTACAACGGCGCGGTTCTCAGCGGTCAGTTCGCCGAATTCGACGCCGCCGCAGCATCAGCCGAGGCGGACGCCGCGGCCGTCATGCACCGGTACGAGGACGCCATCGCGTCCCTGGCCGCCGCGTGGGACGAACCACCGCCGCCGTCGGTCGTCCACGGTGCCCATGCCGGTGCTGATCCGAAGGCCGACGCCACGGCCGGGTCCTCGGGCGCGGGCGCGTCCGGGCACGGTGGGGGTGGCGGCGCTGCTCCCGCCATGCCGCTGAACCCGCGCACCGCGCGGGATGTCGCGGGTTCCAAGGAGATTCAGTCCCCGCCTCGGGTGACCGCGGTGAGCGCGGCGTCGGCGTCCGGCTACGCCGGCGCACCGTACGCCCCGATGGCGGGGATGGCCCGCGGGTACGACGGCGGTCGCGACTACGAGTCGCAACGTCCACCGGAAGTTCTCGAGGGTGGCGGCGAAGCAAGTGCGGGCCTTTCGGCCACCCCGGCGTCGTGGCTGCCTGCCGCCCAATTCAACGACGAGCCGATCCTGCTGCAGACCACGGGGCCCGACACCACGTTCTTCGACGGTCTCGTCGATCCGGTGCCGCAGCCCGACACGCCAGACGAGACCCCGACCGCCTTGGAGCATGTCGCCGACCACCGGGTGGCTCCCGCAGTGATCGGCGGCGGGAGCCAAGACTCGTGA
- the mycP gene encoding type VII secretion-associated serine protease mycosin: protein MHRYRQGRRILGVLAVLVIVGSIETPAAFAVDPPVVPPGPPPAGPVAPADPTEQKTVCAVTGTRPGTDYTMAPIAEAMLRYRDAWAYSTGAGQKVAVIDTGVNPNPRLPALEPGGDYVSGGDGLSDCDAHGTLIAGIIAAKPSPTDAFAGVAPDAAILSIRQNSASFAVKGFGQQDDRNAVSPGTGPAGYGNTHTLALAVTRAVDLGATVINMSELACAPASVGIDDADLGRALRYAFDRNVVVVAAAGNVDKQGPCATQNTMTDPNLPVQAAWRTVRTVASPAWFTDYVLTVAALSPYGEPSDFSLHGPWIQVAAPGEQAVSLNPAGAGLTNAIVGQQGLAPLNGTSYAAPYVAGLAALVRARFPQLTAAQVMDRIKLTAHTPGPGPNIATGYGLIDPVAALSSSLPADPLVPRVEAPIAGPPLPDAVSTRARTISFTVAGGCVATMVFAWAVYVAYRRR, encoded by the coding sequence GTGCACCGGTACAGACAGGGCCGACGGATTCTCGGCGTGCTGGCGGTGCTGGTCATCGTCGGATCGATCGAAACCCCGGCAGCATTCGCCGTCGACCCACCGGTGGTGCCCCCGGGACCGCCGCCTGCTGGACCGGTAGCTCCCGCCGACCCCACCGAGCAGAAGACGGTGTGCGCGGTCACCGGGACGCGGCCGGGCACGGACTACACGATGGCCCCGATCGCGGAGGCCATGCTGCGATACCGCGATGCCTGGGCGTATTCGACGGGTGCGGGACAGAAAGTCGCTGTCATCGACACCGGCGTGAATCCCAACCCACGACTGCCCGCGCTGGAACCCGGCGGCGACTACGTGTCCGGCGGGGATGGGCTGTCCGATTGCGACGCGCACGGCACACTCATCGCCGGGATCATCGCCGCGAAGCCCAGCCCCACCGACGCGTTCGCGGGTGTGGCACCCGACGCCGCGATTCTGTCGATCCGGCAGAACAGTGCCTCGTTCGCGGTCAAAGGGTTCGGCCAGCAGGACGATCGCAACGCGGTGTCCCCAGGCACCGGGCCTGCCGGTTACGGCAATACCCACACGCTGGCACTGGCCGTGACGCGGGCCGTCGATCTCGGCGCCACCGTCATCAACATGTCCGAATTGGCCTGTGCGCCCGCCTCGGTCGGCATCGATGATGCCGACCTGGGCCGAGCACTGAGATACGCCTTCGACCGCAACGTGGTGGTGGTCGCGGCGGCCGGCAACGTCGACAAACAGGGTCCGTGCGCAACCCAGAACACGATGACGGATCCGAACCTGCCGGTGCAGGCCGCGTGGCGGACAGTGCGAACGGTGGCCAGTCCGGCATGGTTCACCGATTATGTGCTCACCGTCGCTGCCCTGTCTCCCTACGGCGAACCGTCGGATTTCAGCCTGCACGGGCCCTGGATACAGGTGGCGGCACCCGGTGAGCAGGCGGTGTCCCTCAATCCTGCCGGCGCGGGCCTGACGAATGCGATCGTGGGCCAGCAAGGGTTGGCGCCACTCAACGGAACCAGCTATGCCGCACCGTATGTCGCGGGTCTCGCCGCACTCGTGCGGGCCAGGTTCCCGCAACTCACCGCGGCACAGGTGATGGACCGGATCAAACTGACCGCCCATACCCCCGGCCCGGGGCCGAACATTGCGACGGGCTACGGACTGATCGACCCGGTCGCGGCATTGAGCTCGAGCCTGCCCGCGGACCCGCTGGTGCCTCGGGTGGAGGCGCCGATCGCGGGGCCACCGCTCCCGGATGCCGTCAGCACCCGGGCTCGGACCATCTCGTTCACCGTCGCCGGCGGATGCGTGGCCACAATGGTTTTCGCGTGGGCCGTGTACGTCGCCTACCGCAGGCGATGA
- the eccB gene encoding type VII secretion protein EccB: MPAQITTRAQVNGYRFLLRRLEHALIRGDSRMIHDPMRGQTRSLLVGLVIALIIVGACGVLAFFKPSPAVGNAHILLSKSNGAIFVRIGDRAYPALNLASARLITGSSEAPVVVDDKKLAALDRGPVVGIVGAPLAIAPGVDSVNSGWTVCDTTEFPSAIQGTGSRVVRTTVIAGPTALSSDTHTAAASEAALVRADNKHYLLFDGVRAPIDVTDPVLMNALHLTAVEVRDVSVGLLNAFPLVAPITAITVPDAGASAPAPLPDTVHVGSIVKTSDTSGEQLYVVLSDGVQPVTAATADIIRYGDASARQETESLSPAVLTAVPKVQRLAVGHYPTVVPRVAGVRADPVVCFTWRRGSTDTTAATQLIVGRTLPIAEQAATVPLAGADGSGPALDAVYFKPGTGEYVRAVGMQPDAEAMGQLFYIADTGQRFHVKDTAAAAALGVHGSDGPDGAQGSTPQLAPWSVISLLPAGPELSRDAALIAHDGMQADAAGSVVPVPAS, translated from the coding sequence GTGCCGGCGCAGATCACCACGAGAGCGCAGGTCAACGGGTACCGCTTCCTGCTGCGCCGGCTCGAGCATGCCCTGATCCGCGGTGACTCCCGGATGATCCACGATCCGATGCGCGGCCAAACACGTTCCCTGCTGGTCGGTTTGGTTATCGCGTTGATCATCGTCGGCGCGTGCGGTGTGCTGGCGTTTTTCAAACCCTCTCCAGCCGTTGGCAACGCCCACATCCTGCTCAGTAAGTCCAACGGCGCCATCTTCGTTCGCATCGGCGACCGCGCATATCCGGCCCTCAATCTGGCATCGGCACGCCTCATCACCGGGAGCAGTGAGGCCCCCGTGGTGGTCGATGACAAAAAGTTGGCCGCCCTCGACCGTGGCCCGGTAGTGGGTATCGTCGGTGCGCCCCTGGCCATCGCACCCGGTGTCGATTCGGTGAACTCCGGCTGGACAGTCTGTGACACAACGGAATTCCCGTCGGCGATACAAGGTACCGGCAGCCGCGTGGTGCGCACGACGGTGATTGCCGGTCCCACCGCACTGAGCAGCGATACACATACCGCGGCCGCGTCGGAGGCCGCGCTGGTGCGTGCCGACAACAAGCACTACCTGCTGTTCGACGGTGTGCGGGCGCCCATCGACGTCACCGATCCGGTGCTGATGAACGCGCTGCACCTCACCGCGGTCGAAGTTCGCGACGTATCCGTGGGACTGCTCAACGCATTTCCGTTGGTAGCACCCATTACTGCGATCACTGTGCCCGATGCGGGTGCGTCGGCACCGGCACCCCTGCCCGACACCGTGCATGTCGGCTCGATCGTGAAGACTTCGGATACCTCAGGTGAACAGTTGTACGTCGTGCTGTCCGACGGCGTACAGCCCGTCACCGCGGCGACCGCCGACATCATCCGATATGGCGACGCGTCCGCACGGCAGGAAACCGAAAGCCTCTCCCCCGCAGTGCTTACCGCTGTGCCCAAGGTGCAACGGCTCGCTGTCGGCCACTACCCGACCGTTGTCCCGAGGGTGGCCGGCGTGCGAGCTGATCCCGTGGTGTGCTTCACCTGGCGACGCGGCAGCACCGACACAACGGCGGCGACCCAGCTGATCGTGGGCCGCACCCTGCCCATTGCGGAGCAGGCCGCGACCGTGCCGCTGGCCGGTGCGGACGGCAGTGGGCCTGCGCTGGACGCGGTGTACTTCAAGCCGGGCACCGGAGAGTACGTCCGTGCGGTGGGTATGCAGCCCGACGCCGAAGCCATGGGGCAACTGTTCTACATCGCCGATACCGGCCAGCGGTTTCACGTCAAGGACACCGCCGCGGCTGCGGCACTCGGCGTGCACGGTTCGGACGGCCCCGACGGAGCACAGGGCTCCACACCGCAATTGGCACCGTGGTCGGTGATCTCGTTGTTGCCGGCAGGCCCGGAACTGTCCCGCGACGCGGCGCTCATCGCTCACGACGGTATGCAGGCCGACGCGGCAGGCAGCGTGGTCCCGGTGCCCGCGTCCTGA
- a CDS encoding PE family protein, translated as MSGLSIETEQLTEVGARLDAIAGRLSDLLQAERTHLDTVPVGRDEVSTRASSTLNTVHASYTESAEAGIAELREIAAALRTNTGKVIDADAEFTA; from the coding sequence ATGTCCGGATTATCCATCGAGACAGAGCAATTGACCGAGGTGGGAGCACGGCTCGACGCGATCGCCGGTCGCCTTTCCGACCTGCTGCAGGCCGAACGTACCCACCTGGACACCGTGCCGGTAGGTCGGGATGAGGTGTCGACGCGGGCGTCGTCGACGCTGAACACCGTCCACGCGTCGTACACAGAATCCGCGGAGGCAGGCATCGCCGAACTCCGGGAGATCGCCGCCGCCTTACGGACCAACACCGGCAAGGTGATCGACGCCGACGCGGAATTCACCGCCTGA
- the eccD gene encoding type VII secretion integral membrane protein EccD — MTSPSPLPLPADLEFPTGAEQSGLLRVTVLVGGLRLDMGLPGDIEIGGYISDLLDIASGELSARGHGDTRFDVTADRWSLAPLGGAVIDPEHSLTSADVYDGDVLIVRGTSTVSVPMLFDDVEHDASPPPILLWLSAHRTPLAAFAVAFVAAVIWACLLPQLSLGIGAAAATLGVGLTFIAAGCVASRRTDVLLPSIALPLIAIPLLFIGSLCIVPNGFAVPALPMAFAVIALAAQLALQVCRTGQVFHSFVIALAILGGLISVVVNVWHPQARVLGAAVATVAVVVLYLAPRVTILLARLPLPRVPTAGEPLDDIDTHGGITVDGVGAVGLQAIPTEEHLLERVRLANDYLTGILISAGLTAASGCYLALDTSDGFSWQGPAFAVAVATALCLRGRSHHGLVQSATLIASGLGIAVLLIIETAAQGWELQTGFAALALAGLSALCGIVAPRLEFSPVMRRWVELLEYLAIAMVFPLCFWIVGLYSYVRALRL, encoded by the coding sequence ATGACCTCTCCGTCCCCACTTCCGCTGCCGGCGGATCTGGAGTTTCCGACCGGCGCCGAGCAGTCCGGTCTGCTCCGGGTGACGGTTCTGGTCGGCGGTTTACGCCTGGACATGGGCCTACCCGGCGACATCGAAATAGGCGGCTACATAAGCGATCTACTGGATATCGCCTCCGGTGAACTATCTGCGCGCGGGCACGGTGACACCCGCTTCGACGTCACCGCCGACCGGTGGAGTCTCGCTCCTCTCGGCGGCGCGGTGATCGACCCGGAACACTCCTTGACGTCGGCAGATGTCTACGACGGCGATGTGCTGATCGTTCGCGGCACCTCCACCGTATCGGTGCCCATGTTGTTCGACGACGTCGAGCACGACGCCTCGCCGCCGCCGATATTGCTGTGGTTGAGCGCGCACCGAACACCGTTGGCGGCGTTCGCTGTTGCCTTTGTCGCGGCGGTGATCTGGGCCTGCCTGCTGCCCCAGCTGAGCCTGGGGATCGGCGCCGCCGCGGCCACGCTGGGCGTCGGGTTGACGTTTATCGCAGCGGGCTGTGTGGCGTCTCGTCGCACGGATGTGCTGCTGCCGTCGATCGCGCTGCCGCTCATCGCAATTCCGTTGTTGTTCATCGGATCTTTGTGCATTGTTCCCAATGGCTTTGCCGTTCCGGCACTTCCGATGGCGTTCGCGGTGATCGCCCTGGCCGCACAACTGGCGCTGCAGGTCTGCCGCACCGGGCAGGTGTTTCACAGCTTCGTGATCGCGCTGGCGATACTGGGTGGGCTCATCTCGGTGGTGGTCAATGTGTGGCACCCGCAGGCCCGGGTCCTCGGCGCCGCGGTGGCAACGGTCGCGGTGGTGGTGCTGTACCTCGCGCCACGGGTCACCATCCTGCTGGCCCGGTTGCCGCTGCCGCGCGTACCGACCGCCGGCGAGCCGCTGGACGACATCGACACCCACGGCGGCATCACCGTCGACGGTGTCGGGGCGGTGGGTTTACAGGCGATCCCGACCGAAGAGCATCTGCTCGAGCGGGTCAGGCTCGCCAATGACTATCTCACCGGGATTCTGATCAGCGCCGGGCTCACGGCCGCCTCCGGGTGCTACCTGGCGCTGGATACCTCCGATGGATTCTCGTGGCAGGGGCCCGCATTCGCGGTGGCAGTCGCGACGGCGTTGTGCCTGCGCGGCCGCAGCCACCATGGCCTCGTCCAGTCCGCCACTCTGATCGCCTCCGGGCTGGGCATCGCCGTACTGTTGATCATCGAGACCGCGGCGCAGGGCTGGGAGCTGCAAACCGGGTTCGCGGCGCTGGCGTTGGCGGGATTGTCGGCGCTCTGCGGGATCGTCGCACCGCGCCTGGAGTTCTCGCCGGTCATGCGGCGCTGGGTCGAACTGCTGGAATACCTGGCGATCGCCATGGTGTTCCCGCTGTGTTTCTGGATCGTGGGCTTGTATTCGTATGTGCGGGCGTTGCGGCTGTAG
- a CDS encoding WXG100 family type VII secretion target: MVVALTPQEAAAKITQIDEAMGRARSIVAKMTGETETMVSGPWNGVAAGKFSSMKTQQHDEYNALIQTLTNIAEKGKTHIHSIANADQT, encoded by the coding sequence ATGGTCGTTGCACTCACCCCTCAGGAAGCAGCAGCCAAGATCACCCAGATCGATGAGGCCATGGGCCGCGCCCGCAGCATCGTCGCCAAGATGACCGGTGAGACCGAGACCATGGTCAGCGGGCCGTGGAACGGCGTCGCGGCAGGCAAGTTCAGCAGCATGAAAACCCAGCAGCACGACGAGTACAACGCGCTGATCCAGACGCTGACCAACATCGCCGAAAAGGGTAAGACCCACATCCACAGCATCGCCAACGCCGACCAGACCTAG
- a CDS encoding WXG100 family type VII secretion target, protein MGATPAPIVTVTGPDQATAQFAQQLPGFDASAAIAAQEQNLSEYLNRPVHEILAQLGYPPQPHPPAPDQPPAQPSSPMDPTALIQPITDALGTLGTGMFQALDPTTMFQGISQAFDASSGDLSTAMGNLAGNWEGAGATSAAAKTVAAMKNGADLSTQAQALRSSLTAAAAAVSQTEARLIAIINQFLATLAAIGPNIIFPWGWAAVVNAATDAVTQAVEAMTELQSELSGQTAQVTEAGRALPVTDAPTTAATSAAQSAAPAAASSSGGTQGLSALMNSVSQAAQQGTQTASQLASQLAGTGAKQGAGDPLAAATPAIMPTAAGLAHASGGGSAGGGSAGGGSALGATTLAARSTPPVPPVSEDTARALGPARTGAGLTGTPMMGSPMAPMAHGAGGRPGGHHTAPAFLHTTEHGDEILGDLGAAAPPVIGEAEPVNTRGT, encoded by the coding sequence GTGGGTGCCACTCCTGCGCCGATCGTCACGGTAACCGGTCCCGACCAGGCGACGGCTCAATTTGCCCAGCAGTTACCGGGTTTCGATGCGAGCGCTGCCATAGCGGCTCAGGAACAGAACCTCAGCGAGTACCTCAACCGGCCGGTGCACGAGATTCTCGCGCAGCTGGGTTACCCGCCACAGCCGCACCCACCCGCACCCGATCAGCCGCCGGCCCAGCCCTCGAGCCCGATGGATCCGACCGCGCTCATCCAGCCGATCACCGATGCCCTTGGGACTCTGGGCACCGGCATGTTCCAGGCACTCGATCCCACCACCATGTTCCAAGGCATATCTCAGGCCTTCGACGCGTCGTCGGGCGATCTATCCACCGCCATGGGCAATCTGGCCGGCAACTGGGAAGGCGCAGGCGCAACCTCGGCGGCCGCAAAGACCGTGGCGGCCATGAAGAACGGTGCCGATCTCAGTACGCAGGCGCAGGCACTGCGCAGCTCGTTGACGGCGGCGGCCGCGGCCGTCAGTCAGACCGAAGCCCGGCTGATCGCGATCATCAACCAGTTCTTGGCGACGCTCGCCGCGATCGGCCCGAACATCATCTTCCCGTGGGGCTGGGCGGCAGTGGTGAACGCTGCGACGGATGCCGTGACCCAGGCTGTCGAGGCCATGACGGAGTTGCAATCCGAACTGTCCGGTCAGACCGCGCAGGTCACCGAAGCCGGCCGAGCGCTACCGGTGACCGATGCGCCGACGACGGCCGCGACCAGCGCCGCGCAGTCGGCTGCCCCCGCCGCAGCGTCGTCATCCGGTGGCACCCAGGGTCTTTCCGCGTTGATGAACAGCGTCAGCCAGGCCGCGCAACAGGGTACTCAGACGGCGTCGCAGTTGGCCTCGCAGCTCGCCGGTACCGGAGCCAAGCAGGGCGCCGGTGATCCGCTGGCGGCCGCGACACCGGCCATCATGCCGACCGCCGCCGGGTTGGCCCACGCATCCGGCGGCGGCAGCGCCGGTGGTGGCAGCGCGGGCGGTGGTTCAGCCCTGGGTGCGACGACCCTGGCGGCCCGATCCACGCCGCCGGTGCCGCCGGTCAGTGAGGACACCGCACGTGCCCTCGGGCCGGCCCGGACCGGTGCGGGTCTGACCGGAACGCCGATGATGGGCAGCCCGATGGCGCCGATGGCACATGGCGCCGGCGGCCGCCCCGGCGGGCATCACACCGCACCGGCGTTCCTGCACACGACTGAGCACGGAGACGAGATCCTCGGCGACCTCGGGGCCGCGGCGCCGCCGGTCATCGGGGAAGCCGAGCCGGTGAACACCAGGGGCACGTGA
- a CDS encoding ESX secretion-associated protein EspG, with product MSATATSLFELNDDELHALGTRLGVADFPVVLAMRPRHGTIGALERAYDAAGRSLTSRGLLSSGAVLPELADLVQVLRRPSCQLAVRLVTPDGLARLCVAQAGHVSVSARRIGNCVTLRALDSRAGRAGLIRAVLAELPAAGPASVDGFGAPTAELTECLNGGHEATYLADRLRALGAGHHVALVLGAAFASRVAFGEIVCHALDPSTDRMIRTPGAVAVFYTRRGRLVSAPSVSPTGQLWTTIKPGSDHHVAQAVSQLAELVPAGWEGDAQ from the coding sequence GTGAGCGCCACGGCCACATCGCTTTTCGAGCTCAACGACGATGAGCTCCACGCCCTCGGTACCCGGCTCGGTGTCGCCGATTTTCCGGTGGTGCTGGCCATGCGACCGCGGCATGGCACCATCGGCGCCCTTGAGCGGGCCTACGATGCCGCCGGCCGTAGCCTGACGTCGCGCGGGTTGCTCAGCAGCGGCGCGGTGCTCCCCGAACTCGCCGACCTCGTGCAGGTCCTGCGCCGACCGTCCTGCCAATTGGCAGTGCGCCTGGTCACGCCTGACGGCCTGGCCAGGCTCTGTGTCGCGCAGGCAGGGCACGTGAGCGTGTCGGCCCGGCGCATCGGAAACTGCGTCACGCTGCGTGCGCTCGATTCCCGGGCCGGCCGGGCCGGACTCATCCGCGCGGTACTGGCCGAACTACCCGCCGCCGGGCCGGCGTCGGTCGACGGATTCGGCGCACCGACCGCGGAGCTCACCGAGTGCCTAAACGGTGGTCACGAAGCCACGTACCTCGCCGACCGGCTGCGTGCGCTCGGCGCCGGGCACCACGTCGCCCTGGTGCTGGGTGCTGCGTTCGCGTCACGGGTCGCGTTCGGCGAGATCGTCTGTCACGCACTGGACCCATCGACTGACCGGATGATCCGCACACCCGGCGCGGTGGCCGTCTTCTACACCAGGCGCGGCAGGTTGGTGTCCGCGCCGAGCGTGTCGCCGACCGGCCAACTGTGGACCACCATCAAACCCGGATCGGATCATCACGTGGCGCAGGCCGTTTCACAACTGGCCGAGCTCGTACCGGCCGGGTGGGAGGGGGACGCCCAGTAG